GGGGCTGCTTTTCCCACTGGCAGCAAAGAGGATGCCCATGTTGTGGGGCTCTCCAGGATTCGTGAAATAATGGAAGCCGTTCCTATTCCTGCAGTGGCTATCGGGGGTATTAATGAGGAAAATGTTGCTGAAGCAATGAAGACTGGTGTTAATGGGGTTGCCGTTATTTCTGCTATTGTGGGCGCTCCTCATATAAAGAAGGCGGCTCGTCATTTCTTGAGCCTGATTTCGTGATCTCCGGAGAATATATTTTAGGGTAAAACACGGGCTGGAGATACTCCTCCAGCCCGTGTAATTTATGAAAGGTCTTTTAAAATGCCCATTCGCTTTGTCATAATGACAAGGGCGAAACCCAGAAGAGCGCCAGGGATGCTGCTAGCAAGAAAGGCGAACTGCAAAGCTCCCAGCGCAGGGGTTTTTCCTATGGCCGGCCCAATTACAAGGGCAGAAAGGGTGGCGCCTATAGGGCCAGTTCCCAGCGGCTCCACCAGGGCTGCCCAGTCTTTTTTGAAGAGGCGGTAGGCAAACCCCACCATCAAAACTCCAGGAATACTGCCTGGAAAGGCGAAAAGACTTCCAGTTCCCATCATATTTCGAATAAAACTTGTAACAAAAGCAATAGATGCTCCCCACCATGGTCCCAGTAAGATCCCTGCCAAAACATTAATAGTATGTTGGAAGGGGAAACATTTTGTCGGCCCCACAGGGATGTATATTCCCGAAAGGAGAACTCCTGCCCCAGCAAGGAGTCCGGCAACGGTCAGCTTTTTTATATGTAATCGTGATGATGAAATAGAGGCGTTATTTTCCGTTCCAGAGAATGGCATGAACAAGAACCTCCTTGTCTATCATTCCAATTGAGGCAGCAAAATCTGCGAATTTTTGCCACTTTTCCACGCTAAAGTCCTGAGTATGGGCGTAAAGGTCGAGAGTTCGCGCAAAGGCTGCCGTCTCCAGTTCCCTCGGAGCTTCAGGAACTGCTTTTAAATAGACTTCCAGTGCTTCTTCAGGTGTTTTTCGTGTCATTTCGATAGCCTCTTGTATAGCTTTTCTAAACCGCCTGATGAGGCGTTCTTTATCTTTGAGGGTTGTGGCTCCTGTTACAAATACAAGTTCGTCGTAGTCTGGGATTCCGTATTTCTCCAGTTCGAAATATCCGGGAGTGTAGCCATGCTGCTCAAGTTCCACTACCTCATAATTTTTGTAGGGCCCCATAATAGCATCAACTTTTCCTGTGGTTAGAGAGGGGATTATAGTGAATCCCACATTGATAAGCTCGTATTTTTGAAAGCCGTTTTCTTTTGCGAACCCGTCGGTAAGAAGGTCCATCATGCCAGGAACAGTGTATCCTATCTTTTTCCCTTCGAGGTCTGAAGGTTTTTCAATGTTCTTTCCCCCGATAAAAAGCAATGTGGTAAGAGGATGTCCTATGAGGCGGCCTACCCCTTTGATTTCAATGCCAGAGGATGCGGCAATAATTGTCTGGGGCTCATAGGCAATTGCAAGATCAATGTGAGAAGAAGCAGCAAGTTTCAGGGGGTCTGCCGTTTCAGAAGGACTGAGAATGGATAATTCCAGCCCGTGACGTTCAAATATTCCCTTCTCTTTGGCGACAAAGAGTGGCAAATGATCTATATTGGGGAACCAGTCGAGCATAAGGGACAGTTTGTCAACAGCAAAAAGAGAATTAGCTGAGAAACAGAAAATGGATAGAGCGAGACAAAGGATAACGACAATCTTCTTCAATAGCGCACACCTTCCTTTAAAGAGTTTTTTATCTAGTCCATGTGAGTGTTCTTTTCTCTATTGCAC
This region of Aminobacterium colombiense DSM 12261 genomic DNA includes:
- the thiW gene encoding energy coupling factor transporter S component ThiW: MPFSGTENNASISSSRLHIKKLTVAGLLAGAGVLLSGIYIPVGPTKCFPFQHTINVLAGILLGPWWGASIAFVTSFIRNMMGTGSLFAFPGSIPGVLMVGFAYRLFKKDWAALVEPLGTGPIGATLSALVIGPAIGKTPALGALQFAFLASSIPGALLGFALVIMTKRMGILKDLS
- a CDS encoding ABC transporter substrate-binding protein → MKKIVVILCLALSIFCFSANSLFAVDKLSLMLDWFPNIDHLPLFVAKEKGIFERHGLELSILSPSETADPLKLAASSHIDLAIAYEPQTIIAASSGIEIKGVGRLIGHPLTTLLFIGGKNIEKPSDLEGKKIGYTVPGMMDLLTDGFAKENGFQKYELINVGFTIIPSLTTGKVDAIMGPYKNYEVVELEQHGYTPGYFELEKYGIPDYDELVFVTGATTLKDKERLIRRFRKAIQEAIEMTRKTPEEALEVYLKAVPEAPRELETAAFARTLDLYAHTQDFSVEKWQKFADFAASIGMIDKEVLVHAILWNGK